The genomic DNA ttagacccctggtCTGCTAACACTGTATGGCTTCGACtacagcactgagatgcagtgccttagacccctggtCTGCTAACACTGTATGGCTTCGACTACAGCACTGagaggcagtgccttagacccctggtCTGTTAACACTGTATGGCTTCGACtacagcactgagatgcagtgccttagacccctggtCTGTTAACACTGTATGGCTTCGACtacagcactgagatgcagtgccttagacccctggtCTGCTAACACTGTATGGCTTCGACtacagcactgagatgcagtgccttagacccctggtCTGTTAACACTGTATGGCTTTGACtgcagcactgagatgcagtgccttagacccctggtCTGTTAACACTGTATGGCTTCGACtacagcactgagatgcagtgccttagacccctggtCTGTTAACACTGTATGGCTTCGACtacagcactgagatgcagtgccttagacccctggtCTGCTAACACTGTATGGCTTCGACtacagcactgagatgcagtgcctcaatTGGTGAAATACTAATTATTTACAGATTTTACGTGCCTAAAATGAATGACACTGTTATAAACCATTACCACCTGTACCCCGAGAAAAAAGTGTTGTTTTTACAAGGTTTCAACCATTGCCTGGTCTTCCTCTTTACATTAGATTTGTCTTTTCTCCCCACTACCCGAGAAAGACAGCTTATGCACATTACTGCGGGTTTATCATCTCTACCATTCCATAGTTTCTGGTCTCTGTCATGTATAATTCTATAATAATAATGACGTAGTGGTCTACTGTCCTGTTCATCTGTAGCTGACAGCAGATGTGCCCTGATGCTGAGCAGTCAGTGTCATAGCCCTCAGGAGACACAGGACAGATAATTGATGTTGGCGTGCGTCCTGTTGACTTAAAGCAGCTTTCTGTTTCCTTGTCACTGTAATGTGATGCACAGCACAGAACGGCAACATATGTGTAGTTACTGACATTATATGGCCATGTTACAGGAGAATGGACGGAAATATAGACTGGACGGAAGTGTGGCCACTAGCTCAACCCAGACCCTGAAACCTAATAGCTTATGAACTTGCTCGCCAACTCTATGCCCATTTTTGTACATTAAGAGTGTCCATGAGCATCTACTGGCTCTAATGAAAGTGTAGTTTGTGGAAGAGGCATAAACACATTTGGTAAAAGTGTGTGTCACGTAAGGTTGCAATCAGACCTGGGCCAATATACAAGACAATTACTGCAGTGAACAAGCCCTATTGTCTCTTTGGAAGTACTCCATGCAGTAGCGTGTTTTGATAAATGACAGCCTTTCACAGTTTATCTGCTCTCTCCACCACACATCACGTGGCTGTTGTGGTTACTCATGTTGAGGTTGGTTGCTCTCACACACTCTGTGTTGATATCCCATTCTCAGCATATTTGTCAAAGCATTGCTAGTTCAagcttaaaggcccaatgcagtcatttctatatcaatatcaaatccttCATGGGTAgtaattaagtaccttactgtaatagatttccattagggacaaaaatatatttttagcaaaaaactatttctcaagcaagaattttgctgggagtggtctgagtcaaatcaaatgttatttgtcacatgcacccgAATACAAcatcttaccgtgaaatgcttacttactttacaggcctcccgggtggcgcagtggttaagggcgctgtacacagcgccagctgtgccatcagagtccctgggctctgtcgtaaccggccgcgaccgggaggtccgtggggcgaagcacaattggcctagcgatTGGtcggagggattggtcggtagggatctccttgtctcatcgcgcactagcgactcctgtggcgggccgggcgcagtgcgcgctagccaaggtggccaggtgcatggtgtagcctccgacacattggtgcggctgacttccgggttggatgcgcgctgtgttaagaagcagtacggctggttgggttgtgttgtgtatcggaggacgcatgacattcagccttcgtctctcccgagcctgtacgggagttgtctcaatgagacaagatagtagctactacaacaattggataccacgaaaatggggagaaaaaggggtaaaaaaaaatgcttacttacaagtagGGAGAGGAAAACTGAAGACTAgctattattggcagagaggtttggaactgtgGTCAATTAACCAATTTGCCGCATAGTAATGTCACCATGGAAAGTCAAAACTCCATGCAAACCTGTCCTGTGTAGATTGCCAGCAACTATCTGTCACGCAGATAGTCACGCACACCTTAGATAGCTccgttttctatatattttggttaggtcagggtgtgactctaGGTACTctaggttttttgtatgtctagggttttttgtatgtctaggggttttgtatgtctatatggttcccaatcagagacagctgtttatcgttgtctctgattggggatgaTATTTAGGCAGacctttttcccactttctggtgtgggatcttgtctatgttaaGTTGCCTGTCAGAACTAGTTATGtggcttcacgtttcgtttgttcgttctgttgtttttgttcggtgttcattcattaaaagtaataatgtaggcctaccacgctgcaccttggtctcatcctTACGACGAACTATCAGTAAATAACACTGATTTAAAAAATCACACCTTTTTACAGTGTTAATTTCATCAGGTGATGTTCATTATGATATAAGGAAAAACtcaattttgactgcactggaccTTGAATCATGTTGAATAGGAGCCATAGACGCTTGTTGTTTAATGAAAGATGCTGCCTCATTCAAGTTATGGGAAGTCTGCCTTCTGCTAATCACAAtattttgtgcgtgtgtgtgtgtgtgtgcagttacTAACTAGTAGATCTGGGATTCTTTTTGCGTGTTTGGACTTGAATTCATCGTTAACAGCCTTGGACCCAAGTTCGTTAGGGTTTGTTTAGCCAATTATACTTGTGTAAACTTGGAAAGCAGTGACCTGTACCTTTCAGTAGCATCTGTGTGCTAACAGGGTCACAATATGACCTCTAAACTCTGTCAGGAATCTGAGTCTGAGAACCTTCCTGCTTACATAAATGATTTCCGCTTGTTCTTAGATGACATGTAgtttaatgacacacacacacactgcatgacaCTGACTCTTGTGCGTGATGTTTTGCACATACACACGTTCATTCTCATAGGTGGTCCAAAGGAAATGGAGTCATGCACAAATCCTTGAAGACAATAGATGGGTCTCAATTACTGTTAATCAAttgaattcatttttagaatGTATTGCTTAAATTAATATTCTATCGGGTGGATACAACAAAAGCATATTGGATTTAAAATGAAAAACATCTGTCATTTTAGGGGGTTTACAGATATGGCAGAACATAATATTTAAAAATTGACAAGGACCTTTCATATTATGCTATTGTAACATTTCATGGCGGGATTGAATTACTTGAAACTTCTCATAGAGAAGAAATTACATCAACCTGATCTCAggtagctggctaatgttagctagctggctaatgttagctcgGCTAGGGGTTAAGCTTATGAGttaggttaaagttagggttaggggaaaggttagctaacatACTAAGTAggtgcaaagttgctaattatctaaaatgctaaagttgtccgtgatgagattcgcacgcgcaacctttgggttgctagacgttcgcgCTAGACGTTCGCGCTAGACGTTTGCTTTATACGCCGCCAACTAACCGCCCTCCTTTCATTTttccttaagtaaccttctgtcttatgtaatcataccaaacataacatgtcATACTAATCTGGTGTCCCTGGTTTATGTTTACTAGTATACATGAGACCAGGCTGATTGCGTAAGTCACTAAATAATGACAATGACAATACTTAGGTGAATTACTGATAATCTGATAAACGTTCAAAAACTGATACCAGAGTAATAGAAATACATATACAGAGTTTGGCAAACTACCCTGCATGTTGGCACTCATTTCACTCACCTGAAGGACAACACATGGATAATGTTATTACACACAATACTGCACTATACATTAACTCTCTAAAGCTATTATGTGATGCAAAACAGTCAAGTGAAGTGTATCTCTGAACAGCAAACCTTCTACAGACATATCGTTTTGTGAGAACTGACTTTTCCTTGGTGTTATCATGGCAGTTTGGCACGTAATGACAGGCCCTATACTACATTCCTTTCAATGAATTGAAATAACTATTCTGTACATCTCAATCATTGTAGCTTAAATACTCTAAATACTAACTCACAGTTTTTACAATGATTGAAAGAAGCTAGTGTTAAACTGTTTAGCTACAGTGTACAGCCAATGCCCCTTTAGGCCATGGAGAAGCTGCTCTGCTCTTACTGCCTTGCTCTCTGACCTGTGCGAGAAGAcaggaaaaacaaacaaacattgatGTTTCTGGTCGAGGTAGCTTGACATCAAAGTGGAGcagacatcctctctctctctctcacagttgtCTCTCTCTTGTTTGTCCTTCCTCCTGTCTGGCTTACCAAAAGCTTTTCAACATTGTTTAAATGTGCCATTCCTCGTCTTTAGAGGATGTCAAATGAGTCATCCTGGGAGCCAATCTATTTCTGTTGGCACTAACACTTCTGCTAACCGAATAAGTCCCTTAGGAGAGCAGAAGCTGTCTGAAAAGCCATCTTTGGCAGTCTGAAGGCAGTGTTGTCAATGTATGTGTGGACATCCCTTTGACTCACAGAAACTTCACAATAATATGAGGAGTCTTAGAGAAGCTGTTGAAGTAACCGTTCATGGGATTCCAAATACACAAGATCTATATGCATTTCTCCTGTACCGTCTCATTACTTAGCAACACATGAAGAGCCTGTTCTTTCACACATGACTGAGTGGTCTGTCCTCCCACACCAGAGGGGTCCCTGGTTAGGTttgtcacctctctcctcccatcctctgtACTTCTCTGTTCTGACAAATAAGAACTTTGGGGGTCTTGGACAGAGGAATTGCGGAGCCCAACCTGCTCTCCTGTGTGATGACAGCTTCCATCAGGAAGGTAGAGGACGACCTGAGAGGTGCTGGACACCTCCTTCAGCTCACGGGACACCAATGACGGGAACTCTTGTGAAGAGATGATGGAGTGGAGCTGGTGTTCATCAATGCAGTGGCAGTCCTGTGCTCCctgtctctgctgtctctgtgcTCCTATCTTACAGAACAGACACTTGATCTGCTCAATGAGCTTGAGGAGCACGGCCTTGCGGAGGAGGATGTAGATCCAGGGGTCCAGGATGGGGTTGAATGAGGCGAAGCGGATCGCCCGTAGATCTGGGTTCTTCTCCAGTCTCAGCTCCACCGGAGTCTTATAAATCTGGTTCAGAAACACTTGCACCTGCAAAGGAGAGGGAATAAATGGGATTTAATTGACATTGATGCTTATGTTTTTATACAGCTTTTTGACATCTACATCTGCAAGAGAAATGTAATTTAATCTGATTGAATTCTGCCCAAGGGGAACACCAGGTGTGGCACTCAGTAAAAACATacacaactaacacacacaccacacatcactAATGATGCCTATTTGTGtggcgtgcatgtgtgtgtgcgaccGTGTGTGATATTTTACTTTTTAGTCATTTAGAAGACACTCAACCAATgcgacttacaattagtgcattcatcgtcagacagctaggtgagacaacaacacatcacatatcaagtacattttccctcaacaaagAATTTATCAGCTAAGTCAGTGCTAGTACACAAAGCAGAATgaaatgagtgtacaaaacattaggaacaccagaTCTttcagactgaccagatgaatccaggtgaaaggaTTCATGATGCCTTTTTgatgtcacttcaatcagtgtagatttgtatttgtatgtattatggatccccagtagctgCTGCCTTCTTGGGGCTCAgctaaattaaggcagttatacaatttgtagatgaagaggaggagatgtTGACTTCAAGGATTTTTAcgaattgaaacatggattgtgtatgtgtgtcattcagagggtgaaggggcaagacacaagatttaaatgcctttgaacgggtatggtagtaggtgccaggagcactggtctgtgtaaagaactgcaatgctgctcgttttttcatgctcaacagtttcccgtgtgtatcaagaatggtccacaaaccaaaggacattcagccaacttgacacaactgtgggaagcattgaagtcaacatgggccagcatccctgtggaatgctttccacAACTTGTAGAGTTAATGTCtggacgaattgaggctgttctaaggaCAAAAGTGGCAagtgcaattcaatattaggaatgtgtccttaatgttttgtacactcagtgtacacagAGTGTACGAACATTAGGAaccccttcctaatattgagttgcacaccctttgtcatcagaacagcctcaattcgtccaGGCAttaactctacaaggtgtcgaaagtattccacagggatactggcccagtctatgtcatggaaagatcaggtgttcctattgttttgtacactcagaacACGTATTACACTACTATGTACATAAACTATGAGAAAACAACGGACTCTAACTTACATTCACAATGTGCGTAAAATATCAACTCGTGCGTACATATAAATCGTGCGCACAAAGTTTTAAAATGGCCTTTCTGCGaataggaaaaataaataaagtggTTCACAAAGTGAGAAGAGAAACTTACAACAAGTGGAATGGAGCATATAAGCACCACCGCTGAGGTACAAATGAGTACAATCACCATCTGGATCTCTGCGCCGGCCAGATGCCCGAAGCTGCGTCTCCTTCTCGGTTCTGTGTTTCGTCCGGGGTCTGTCCACAATGACATCTTCCGGACAAACCGCCGGTGCATTCGAATCAGAGCACCGCATACCAGAACGTTACAGATAACTGTGGCTAGAATTAGAATCGAACTGAACCCCGCGTACATATATGAAAAGGCGGCATCGGTACTCACGTTGCTCCGCCACTCTATGAAGCACCAGGTTTGTGGGTACTGCTTTTTGACTTGTCCCAGACCCATGCTAGGTAGAGCGCAGAAAAGCACGTTGGAGATGTAAATAGCCAGAAGCGTCATGCCCGCCAGTCTCTGATCCACATAGTCGTTGTAGAAATACGCGTGGTTTATCGCCAAGTATCTCTCCACGGACATAGCGCATATAATGCTGAGCCCCGCTAGAGAGAAGAAAAGCATGATGAATCCAAAATACTGGCACAGTGGCTCCCCGCCTGGCCACGAGCCTTTCACATAGGTTGCGATGGTGACGGGACTGGCTAGGAGTGTCCCCAAAAGGTCTGTAACCGCCAGACCGCATACCAGCGTGTAGAACGTGGTCTCCTTCTGTTCTTTCCTGGATTTGCAGAGTACCACGATGGCAATGACATTTCCCACCACACCGAAAATAAACATGATGGACGGTATAGTCGGGATCATGATCCTCCCGGTCACAGTGTTGTTACTCATTTTAAACAAATATTTAGTTACATTATAGGCTGTCGTTAATATTTCCCAATAAGAAATACAGTAGATGCATTAGGCATGGTATCTACAAAAGTGAAGCGTATCAAACATGATTGAAATCTTCATCCTGAATGTGAGCTGAATCAACATATTCACAACAGAAGTTAGAACGCCTTTAAAACTGTTGTTTCGTTGTTCAGTTGATTTTGTCCAAGTATCTGTAACCCGTCGACGTCATTGTCTTATCCCCTGTCCTTTGACGTTTACAAATGACTGATCCATGTTTAAAATTCATGCTCACTCGTCTGCCTGTGTAATCTACAGTTCACTGATATGATTGAGTCTGTGTGGTTTTTAAATTCCCCTCTGCATGAACACTGCCCCGCCCCCTGCTCCAAGCCTCCAGCTGTCAATACCTCTTAGAAGTAGTTTGCTTCTTAAACGCACAAAGGTTTAGAGTTCCTCACTTTCCATGATTAGGCTATGCCCACAGAACTTCCGGGATGCTCTCTGCATATCTGAGATTTATatcatttttaaaatgtaatatttcagtacAGCACATCAGTAACATTATTGCAGCAGAAACAGAAATAACACGTTATGTAAGCAAAGGCCCGTTACAGTAGGTAGCTAGGTATAATTTATATTATTGTGTGGTTTCAACATAATAGGCCCATCAACGGCTTCCTAAAACAGAATCACTTATCACTTACATACGActaatacatttaaaatatatacattttaaactttatttatatatatatatatatatatatatatatatatatatatatatatatatatatatatatatatatatataatatctggACTGTATGTAagctatatatgtatatataagaGATGCTTACCTACAGTCCAGACATTAGATTACGGAATAGTCTAAAATATATAACAGAAATGTCTATTTACTGTTGTCAGGATGGCCTAGTTGTCTAAGGCACTGGACTCAAGGGGTGAATCCTTCTTGGAGATATGGGTATTCTGGTTTCCGAATGGAGGCGTGGGTtaaaatcccacttctgacagtGAATTTCCCTAAGGAACTCAGACTTAAACAATCTACATAGAGGACTGCCCCAAATGGTGAAaacaaaacacatgaaacgggaataattgTTTTACACAGGTCATCAATGACCTATGGCTTTGAATGTGCTCACTTAATAGATGTActtaaaaaaacagtttttactCTTTGTTTTATTACATTTTAGAATGTTGTCATTTTTCATTATTAGTAGTTTAAGTCATGCATATATCATACCTACAGTTCAGACTTCATGATAACGAATAGTGAAAAACATATCAGAATATTAAGTGCTTTAAGTTgtcaggatggctgagtggtagtCAAGGTGAGAAGTCTTTCTGGATAAACCTGTATATGGGTATTCTGGTCACCGATTGGAGGCATGGTTTCAAATctcatttcatttttttgttttcaATTCTGTGTAGCTTAAGTCCCGCATGAATCCTACCTATAGATCAAACTTTATGTGACAGAATAGTGAAAAACAGAATAATTTTAAATCTTTATAGTTGTCAGGATTGAAAAGTGATACAAAGAACGGaaaacaaaaaaatgttaaaaggtaatgaaagatatagtaaaaatatatattttaaggaATTTGCATAACTTAGTGAATTCTAAGCTAGGCATATGATGACCTGTATCAAACGATTATTCCAATTTCATGTTTTTTCAATTCTAAAattatgacatctatcaaactattaatcactgttcatgtgttttgcTTTCACCATTTTCAGAAATTCTCAGTGTTGACAAAAAGCAACTTTTATAGAAAAACGCTATGTCAACAGAGGGATTTGATCCCTCTCCTTCAATCAGACACCTGAACACCCATATATCCAGGAATACTTTCCaacttgagtctggcgccttagactgcttggccatcctgacaactatcaacccttaaaattcatattttttcacgattctGTAACATAAAGTCTGATCTGTCTGATTGAAACATCCAGAACTTAAAAATTTTAAAAGCTAGGCTTAAGATGACCTGTATCGAACGATTTTTCCCGTTTCatttgttttctgttctcaaattatgacatctatcaaactattaatcactatTCATGTGTATTCCTTTCACTATTTG from Oncorhynchus clarkii lewisi isolate Uvic-CL-2024 chromosome 30, UVic_Ocla_1.0, whole genome shotgun sequence includes the following:
- the LOC139389416 gene encoding prostaglandin E2 receptor EP4 subtype-like, with product MSNNTVTGRIMIPTIPSIMFIFGVVGNVIAIVVLCKSRKEQKETTFYTLVCGLAVTDLLGTLLASPVTIATYVKGSWPGGEPLCQYFGFIMLFFSLAGLSIICAMSVERYLAINHAYFYNDYVDQRLAGMTLLAIYISNVLFCALPSMGLGQVKKQYPQTWCFIEWRSNVSTDAAFSYMYAGFSSILILATVICNVLVCGALIRMHRRFVRKMSLWTDPGRNTEPRRRRSFGHLAGAEIQMVIVLICTSAVVLICSIPLVVQVFLNQIYKTPVELRLEKNPDLRAIRFASFNPILDPWIYILLRKAVLLKLIEQIKCLFCKIGAQRQQRQGAQDCHCIDEHQLHSIISSQEFPSLVSRELKEVSSTSQVVLYLPDGSCHHTGEQVGLRNSSVQDPQSSYLSEQRSTEDGRREVTNLTRDPSGVGGQTTQSCVKEQALHVLLSNETVQEKCI